A window of Musa acuminata AAA Group cultivar baxijiao unplaced genomic scaffold, Cavendish_Baxijiao_AAA HiC_scaffold_944, whole genome shotgun sequence contains these coding sequences:
- the LOC135665130 gene encoding photosystem II CP47 reaction center protein has translation MGLPWYRVHTVVLNDPGRLLSVHIMHTALVAGWAGSMALYELAVFDPSDPALDPMWRQGMFVIPFMTRLGITNSWGGWSISGGTVTNPGIWSYEGVAGAHIVFSGLCFLAAIWHWVYWDLEIFCDERTGKPSLDLPKIFGIHLFLSGLACFGFGAFHVTGLYGPGIWVSDPYGLTGKVQPVSPAWGAEGFDPFVPGGIASHHIAAGTLGILAGLFHLSVRPPQRLYKGLRMGNIETVLSSSIAAVFFAAFVVAGTMWYGSATTPIELFGPTRYQWDQGYFQQEIYRRVSAGLAQNLSLSEAWSKIPEKLAFYDYIGNNPAKGGLFRAGSMDNGDGIAVGWLGHPVFRDKEGRELFVRRMPTFFETFPVVLVDGDGIVRADVPFRRAESKYSVEQVGVTVEFYGGELNGVSYSDPATVKKYARRAQLGEIFELDRATLKSDGVFRSSPRGWFTFGHATFALLFFFGHIWHGARTLFRDVFAGIDPDLDAQVEFGAFQKLGDPTTKRQVV, from the coding sequence ATGGGTTTGCCTTGGTATCGTGTTCATACTGTCGTATTGAATGATCCCGGTCGATTGCTTTCTGTCCATATAATGCATACAGCCCTAGTTGCTGGTTGGGCCGGTTCGATGGCTTTATACGAATTAGCGGTTTTTGATCCCTCTGACCCCGCTCTTGATCCAATGTGGAGACAAGGTATGTTCGTTATACCCTTCATGACTCGTTTAGGAATAACCAATTCGTGGGGTGGTTGGAGTATTTCAGGAGGAACTGTAACGAATCCCGGTATTTGGAGTTATGAAGGTGTGGCAGGGGCACATATTGTGTTTTCTGGCTTGTGCTTCTTGGCAGCTATCTGGCATTGGGTGTATTGGGACCTAGAAATATTCTGTGATGAACGTACGGGCAAACCATCTTTGGATTTGCCTAAGATCTTTGGAATTCATTTATTTCTCTCAGGGTTGGCTTGCTTTGGCTTTGGCGCATTTCATGTAACAGGTTTGTATGGTCCTGGAATATGGGTGTCCGATCCTTATGGACTAACTGGAAAAGTACAACCCGTAAGTCCAGCGTGGGGCGCAGAAGGCTTTGATCCTTTTGTTCCCGGAGGAATAGCCTCTCATCATATTGCAGCGGGTACATTGGGCATATTAGCAGGCTTATTCCATCTTAGTGTCCGTCCGCCTCAACGTCTATACAAAGGATTACGTATGGGCAATATTGAAACTGTACTTTCCAGTAGTATCGCTGCTGTTTTTTTTGCAGCTTTCGTTGTTGCTGGAACTATGTGGTATGGTTCAGCAACTACCCCAATCGAATTATTTGGTCCCACTCGTTATCAGTGGGATCAGGGATACTTTCAGCAAGAAATATATCGAAGAGTTAGCGCCGGACTAGCCCAAAATCTGAGTTTATCGGAAGCTTGGTCTAAAATTCCCGAAAAATTAGCTTTTTATGATTACATTGGTAATAATCCAGCAAAAGGGGGATTATTCAGAGCAGGGTCAATGGACAACGGGGATGGAATAGCTGTTGGGTGGTTAGGACACCCCGTCTTTAGAGATAAAGAAGGGCGCGAGCTTTTTGTACGTCGTATGCCTACCTTTTTTGAAACATTTCCGGTAGTTTTGGTAGATGGAGACGGAATTGTTAGAGCCGATGTTCCTTTTAGAAGGGCAGAATCAAAGTATAGTGTTGAACAAGTAGGTGTAACTGTTGAGTTCTATGGTGGCGAACTCAATGGAGTCAGTTATAGTGATCCTGCGACTGTAAAAAAATATGCTAGACGTGCCCAATTAGGTGAAATTTTTGAATTAGATCGGGCTACTTTGAAATCTGATGGCGTTTTTCGTAGCAGTCCAAGGGGTTGGTTCACTTTTGGCCATGCTACGTTTGCTTTGCTCTTCTTTTTCGGACACATTTGGCATGGCGCTAGAACCTTGTTCAGAGATGTTTTTGCTGGCATTGATCCAGATTTGGATGCTCAAGTGGAATTTGGAGCATTCCAAAAACTTGGGGATCCAACTACAAAGAGACAAGTAGTCTGA
- the LOC135665132 gene encoding cytochrome b6-like, translating into AVRDEIFIYGSQRGSPLALVTYLNKVYDWFEERLEIQAIADDITSKYVPPHVNIFYCLGGITLTCFLVQVATGFAMTFYYRPTVTEAFSSVQYIMTEANFGWLIRSVHRWSASMMVLMMILHVFRVYLTGGFKKPRELTWVTGVVLAVLTASFGVTGYSLPRDQIGYWAVKIVTGVPEAIPVIGSPLVELLRGSASVGQSTLTRFYSLHTFVLPLLTAVFMLMHFPMIRKQGISGPL; encoded by the coding sequence GCCGTACGAGATGAAATTTTCATATACGGTTCTCAGAGGGGGAGTCCCTTGGCCTTGGTTACCTATCTCAATAAAGTATATGATTGGTTTGAGGAACGTCTTGAGATTCAGGCGATTGCAGATGATATAACTAGTAAATATGTTCCTCCTCATGTCAACATATTTTATTGTTTAGGGGGGATCACACTTACTTGTTTTTTAGTACAAGTAGCTACAGGTTTTGCTATGACTTTTTACTACCGTCCAACCGTTACAGAGGCTTTTTCCTCTGTTCAATACATAATGACCGAGGCCAACTTTGGTTGGTTAATCCGATCAGTTCATCGATGGTCAGCAAGTATGATGGTTCTAATGATGATCTTGCACGTATTTCGTGTGTACCTTACAGGTGGATTTAAAAAACCCCGCGAATTAACTTGGGTTACAGGTGTAGTTTTGGCTGTATTGACGGCATCTTTTGGTGTAACTGGTTATTCCTTACCTCGGGACCAAATTGGTTATTGGGCAGTAAAAATTGTGACAGGCGTACCTGAAGCTATTCCCGTAATAGGATCGCCTTTGGTAGAGTTATTACGCGGAAGTGCTAGTGTGGGCCAATCCACTTTGACTCGTTTTTATAGTTTACACACTTTTGTATTGCCTCTTCTTACTGCCGTATTTATGTTAATGCATTTTCCAATGATACGTAAGCAAGGTATTTCGGGTCCTTTATAG
- the LOC135665131 gene encoding cytochrome b6-f complex subunit 4 — protein MSGSFGGWIHKNSPIPITKKPDLNDPVLRAKLAKGMGHNYYGEPAWPNDLLYIFPVVILGTIACNVGLAVLEPSMIGEPADPFATPLEILPEWYFFPVFQILRTVPNKLLGVLLMVSVPTGLLTVPFLENVNKFQNPFRRPVATTVFLIGTAVALWLGIGATLPIDKSLTLGLF, from the coding sequence atgtcCGGTTCCTTCGGGGgatggatccataagaattcacctatcccaataacaaagaAACCTGACTTGAACGATCCTGTATTAAGAGCTAAATTGGCTAAAGGGATggggcataattattatggagaacccgcatggcccaatgatcttttatatatttttccagtAGTAATTCTAGGTACTATTGCATGTAATGTAGGCTTGGCAGTTCTAGAACCGTCAATGATTGGTGAACCGGCGGATCCATTTGCAactcctttggaaatattacccgaATGGTACTTCTTTCCCGTATTTCAAATACTCCGCACAGTacccaataagttattaggtgtTCTTTTAATGGTTTCAGTACCAACGGGATTATTGACAGTACCTTTTTTGGAGAATGTTAATAAATTCCAAAATCCATTTCGTCGTCCAGTAGCTACAACAGTCTTTTTGATCGGTACCGCAGTAGCTCTTTGGTTAGGTATTGGAGCAACATTACCTATTGATAAATCGCTAACTTTAGGTcttttttaa